A stretch of Amycolatopsis balhimycina FH 1894 DNA encodes these proteins:
- a CDS encoding glycoside hydrolase family 44 protein, with translation MAGQRRRHLRPGTASGCVLAALLTTQAVAAPPASAAGLSLSVDLFAARHAISPDIYGMNGGDPALVAELGTPVSRWGGNASSRYNFKNHTYNTGSDWYFENIVAGPDNTLEAYVQRNRDHGIKQVVTVPMSGWVAKDSPSSPHACGFPATRFPAQDSFDQWDANCGNGRLNNTNLTGAEAGDTSVPADASFAGEMVSHLVGQFGLATRGGVPIYELDNEPVLWSSTHRDVHPQPVTDDELGGKSTATATAIKAADPRAAVLGPSGWGYCEWVASGLDGCAPGADAAAHGGLNLSQWFLKNMKDASSAAGKRLLDYFDQHYYPQISGDKTPEANALRLRSTRSLWDPDYVEESWIGPSGVNAPPLQFIRTMKKWVSQYAPGTKTAITEYNWGALDDINGALAEADVLGIFGREGLDLATIWGEPKPADPAAYAFRMYRNYDGAGSRFGDVSVSAASSDQGQLAVYGAQRRCDGALTLMVINKTGTELSAPLSIAGAAGSAKAQRFTYSPADLSSIVRGADLAVNHGRVTTTYPANSITLLVVPQHRS, from the coding sequence ATGGCCGGTCAGCGACGACGTCACCTCCGGCCGGGCACGGCGAGTGGCTGTGTCCTGGCCGCGTTGCTGACCACGCAGGCCGTTGCGGCGCCACCGGCTTCCGCCGCCGGGCTCAGCCTGTCCGTGGACCTGTTCGCGGCCCGGCACGCGATCAGTCCCGACATCTACGGGATGAACGGCGGCGATCCCGCGCTGGTCGCCGAGCTCGGCACCCCGGTCTCGCGCTGGGGCGGGAACGCGAGCAGCCGGTACAACTTCAAGAACCACACCTACAACACCGGCAGCGACTGGTACTTCGAAAACATCGTGGCCGGGCCGGACAACACCCTCGAGGCCTACGTCCAGCGGAACCGCGACCACGGGATCAAGCAGGTGGTCACCGTGCCGATGTCCGGCTGGGTGGCCAAGGACTCACCGTCGTCGCCGCACGCCTGCGGTTTCCCGGCCACCCGGTTCCCGGCCCAGGACTCGTTCGACCAGTGGGACGCCAACTGCGGCAACGGCAGGCTGAACAACACGAACCTCACCGGGGCCGAAGCAGGCGACACCTCCGTCCCGGCGGACGCGTCGTTCGCGGGCGAGATGGTGTCGCACCTGGTCGGCCAGTTCGGCCTGGCGACGCGCGGCGGTGTGCCGATCTACGAGCTGGACAACGAGCCGGTGCTGTGGAGCTCCACCCACCGCGACGTGCACCCGCAGCCGGTGACCGACGACGAGCTGGGCGGCAAGAGCACGGCGACCGCCACGGCGATCAAGGCGGCCGATCCGCGGGCGGCGGTGCTCGGCCCGTCGGGCTGGGGCTACTGCGAGTGGGTCGCCTCCGGGCTGGACGGGTGCGCGCCGGGAGCGGACGCCGCCGCCCACGGCGGGCTCAACCTGTCCCAGTGGTTCCTGAAGAACATGAAGGACGCGAGCAGCGCCGCCGGCAAGCGGCTCCTCGACTACTTCGACCAGCACTACTACCCCCAGATCAGCGGCGACAAGACCCCCGAAGCCAACGCGCTGCGGCTGCGGTCGACGCGCTCGCTGTGGGACCCGGACTACGTCGAGGAGTCGTGGATCGGACCGAGCGGGGTCAACGCTCCCCCGCTGCAGTTCATCCGCACGATGAAGAAGTGGGTCTCGCAGTACGCCCCCGGCACCAAGACCGCGATCACCGAGTACAACTGGGGCGCCTTGGACGACATCAACGGCGCACTGGCCGAGGCCGACGTCCTCGGCATCTTCGGCCGCGAGGGCCTCGACCTGGCCACCATCTGGGGCGAACCGAAACCGGCCGACCCCGCCGCGTACGCGTTCCGGATGTACCGCAACTACGACGGGGCCGGGAGCCGGTTCGGCGACGTCAGCGTGTCGGCCGCCAGCAGCGACCAGGGACAGCTCGCGGTCTACGGCGCGCAGCGCCGCTGCGACGGCGCCCTCACCCTGATGGTGATCAACAAGACCGGCACCGAACTCAGTGCCCCATTGTCGATCGCGGGTGCCGCCGGCAGCGCCAAGGCGCAGCGGTTCACCTACAGCCCGGCCGATCTCTCCTCGATCGTGCGGGGTGCGGATCTCGCCGTGAACCACGGCCGCGTCACGACGACGTACCCGGCGAACTCCATCACCCTGCTGGTCGTGCCGCAGCACCGGAGCTGA
- a CDS encoding AI-2E family transporter encodes MVRATLTDFPAHRFRKPQRNRSAAADRRESRSARHPFRGLADRFGAGAQPPPVPWPPERDPGTGGTPFPRALVVLLGAAAAVVVLAGIQSVAWLVGPVFLALVVVITLDPVRKWLRDKGMPRWLTVTVLVVAVYAVLLAFFLVVVVSVAQLSVLVPRYAGRVDELTHDGLTVLGRFGVGEPQLRAMLSSVDAGKLVGLAGSLLAGVGGLVTNLAFLFALLLFLSAETAWAGQRLGRIAQDRPWISAALRGFASGTRRYLLVTTVFGGLVAALDTTALALLGVPGALLWGLLAFVTNYIPNVGFVIGVAPPAVIALLDGGWRDLLVVLVVYAVLNFVVQSLVQPRFVAGSVGLSTLVTVLALVFWTWLLGPLGAILAVPATLLAKALLVDVDPRARWADALLSAPRRDER; translated from the coding sequence ATGGTGCGAGCCACGCTCACCGATTTCCCGGCTCACCGGTTCCGTAAGCCCCAGCGGAACCGGTCCGCGGCCGCGGACCGGCGGGAGAGCCGCTCCGCCCGGCACCCGTTCCGGGGACTCGCCGACCGGTTCGGCGCCGGCGCGCAACCGCCGCCGGTCCCGTGGCCGCCCGAGCGCGACCCCGGGACCGGCGGCACCCCCTTTCCCCGCGCGCTGGTCGTGCTGCTGGGCGCCGCCGCCGCGGTCGTCGTGCTCGCCGGCATCCAGAGCGTCGCCTGGCTCGTCGGCCCGGTCTTCCTCGCCCTCGTCGTCGTGATCACCCTCGATCCCGTGCGGAAGTGGCTGCGGGACAAGGGAATGCCGCGCTGGCTGACCGTCACCGTCCTGGTGGTCGCCGTCTACGCGGTGCTGCTCGCCTTCTTCCTCGTCGTCGTGGTGTCCGTCGCGCAGCTGTCGGTTCTGGTCCCCCGCTACGCCGGGCGGGTCGACGAACTGACGCACGACGGGCTGACCGTGCTCGGCCGGTTCGGCGTCGGCGAACCGCAGCTGCGCGCCATGCTGTCGTCCGTCGACGCGGGGAAGCTGGTCGGCCTGGCGGGTTCGCTGCTCGCCGGCGTCGGCGGGCTGGTCACGAACCTGGCCTTCCTGTTCGCCCTCCTGCTGTTCCTCAGCGCCGAAACGGCGTGGGCGGGGCAACGCCTCGGCCGGATCGCGCAGGACCGGCCGTGGATCTCCGCGGCGCTGCGCGGCTTCGCCTCGGGGACGCGCCGGTACCTGCTCGTGACGACCGTGTTCGGCGGCCTCGTGGCGGCGCTCGACACCACCGCGCTCGCCCTGCTCGGCGTGCCGGGCGCCCTGCTGTGGGGCCTGCTCGCCTTCGTCACCAACTACATCCCCAACGTGGGCTTCGTGATCGGGGTGGCCCCGCCCGCGGTCATCGCCCTGCTCGACGGCGGCTGGCGCGACCTGCTCGTGGTGCTCGTCGTCTACGCCGTGCTGAACTTCGTGGTGCAGTCGCTGGTCCAGCCCCGGTTCGTGGCCGGCTCGGTCGGACTGTCCACTTTGGTCACCGTGCTGGCGCTCGTGTTCTGGACCTGGCTGCTGGGCCCGCTCGGCGCGATCCTCGCCGTGCCGGCGACCCTGCTGGCCAAGGCGCTGCTGGTGGACGTCGACCCGCGGGCCCGCTGGGCCGACGCACTGCTTTCCGCCCCACGCCGCGACGAACGGTGA
- a CDS encoding LuxR C-terminal-related transcriptional regulator: protein MPDRKTTPFRPVPGPKVAVPRLPGIFVPRSRLNALFDRATARPVTVVRAPAGAGRTTALAGWAGDGRDVAWLSLDEEDNDESRLWAGILGALRRCPGVPAHRLRPPPPGRRRAFLAGLEDAFAGLDHPVRLVLDDLQEISRPEPLEALAALAHQLPAGLRLVLATRVEPRLRLARLHVEGRLSRVEAGEFRFTTRETASLLRATGAVVADDRLRELTERTAGWAAALGWAAVSAREADDADALVASVTGDDRAVARFFADEVLSRLPEPTSDLLRCLSVCDTASAALAVRLSGCPEAGARLDDLERAMGLVTRTPAGTYRLPPLLRAFLRADLARRDPRRVPRLHGIAARWYAGEGRFGEALRHAVAGRDRRRVLTLARDHAVRQVLAGDGEPVRVALTYLGAETVAASPPLRLASALENIQRGQLAEAAADLGAPDGGWWPLAARHFAFVTGTRPPETGTPAPRPLELDAWVNLDRACRSLRRGARRHAVTQAQEALRLAQGERLEHLVLHSRLVLAVATAVGGDYPAMRRACTGALAVARRHGRRRVPGVAECHLLLAYDDLMRAEPVAAARELAQAASAEVPGGMPLLGPLREFFEGMVRFDDGDRTAGSQVMRAARHRLAVLELPRELVGVCAVAEYHAALALREGLHAAEVLAWGHERLPGSGELAVLRIRAHLAAGETDAAETVLRETASATSLLPATPVERCLAETALALRSHRRTKALHALDRALALARPNGLVRPFALAEPRVGHLLIDHSGGFGSLDRFAQAVHGRLVPHTPPSSLTDREQVVLQRLPSQRSLDEIASDLTVSVNTVKTHVRAIYGKLGVNNRRSAVVVARQHGLT, encoded by the coding sequence GTGCCCGATCGAAAGACGACTCCGTTCCGGCCGGTTCCCGGGCCCAAGGTCGCGGTGCCGCGGCTGCCGGGGATCTTCGTCCCCCGCTCGCGGCTGAACGCGCTGTTCGACCGGGCCACCGCCCGGCCCGTCACGGTGGTCCGGGCGCCGGCCGGTGCCGGCCGGACCACCGCGCTGGCCGGCTGGGCCGGCGACGGCCGCGACGTCGCCTGGCTGTCCCTGGACGAGGAAGACAACGACGAGTCCCGGTTGTGGGCGGGGATCCTCGGTGCGTTGCGCCGCTGTCCCGGGGTCCCCGCGCACCGGCTCCGCCCGCCGCCGCCCGGGCGGCGGCGGGCCTTCCTGGCCGGCCTGGAGGACGCGTTCGCCGGTCTGGACCACCCGGTCCGGCTGGTGCTGGACGACCTCCAGGAGATCTCCCGCCCGGAACCGCTGGAAGCGCTGGCCGCGTTGGCACATCAGCTGCCCGCCGGGCTTCGGCTGGTGCTGGCCACCCGGGTCGAGCCGCGGCTGCGGCTGGCCCGGCTGCACGTCGAGGGCCGCCTCTCCCGGGTGGAGGCGGGCGAATTCCGGTTCACCACCCGGGAAACGGCGAGCCTGCTGCGGGCCACGGGCGCCGTGGTGGCCGACGACCGCCTCCGCGAGCTCACCGAACGCACGGCCGGCTGGGCCGCCGCCCTCGGCTGGGCCGCGGTGTCGGCGCGCGAAGCGGACGACGCCGACGCGCTCGTCGCTTCCGTCACCGGTGACGATCGCGCCGTGGCGCGGTTCTTCGCGGACGAAGTGCTTTCGCGACTGCCCGAACCGACGTCGGATCTGCTGCGGTGCCTCAGTGTCTGCGACACGGCGAGCGCGGCCCTCGCCGTCCGCCTCTCGGGCTGCCCGGAGGCCGGGGCGCGCTTGGACGACCTCGAGCGGGCGATGGGGCTCGTCACGCGCACCCCGGCCGGCACCTACCGGCTCCCGCCATTGCTGCGCGCCTTCCTGCGTGCGGACCTGGCCCGGCGGGACCCACGGCGGGTGCCGCGGCTGCACGGGATCGCCGCGCGGTGGTACGCCGGCGAAGGCCGGTTCGGGGAAGCACTCCGGCACGCCGTGGCCGGCCGGGACCGGCGGCGCGTCCTCACCCTGGCCCGGGACCACGCGGTGCGGCAAGTCCTCGCCGGCGACGGGGAACCGGTGCGCGTCGCGCTCACCTACCTGGGCGCCGAGACGGTCGCCGCGAGCCCGCCGCTGCGGCTGGCGTCGGCTCTGGAGAACATCCAGCGCGGGCAGCTCGCCGAAGCCGCGGCCGACCTCGGCGCGCCGGACGGCGGCTGGTGGCCCCTCGCCGCCCGCCACTTCGCCTTCGTGACCGGCACGCGCCCGCCGGAGACCGGAACCCCGGCGCCGCGGCCCCTGGAGCTCGACGCCTGGGTGAACCTCGACCGCGCGTGCCGGTCACTGCGCCGCGGTGCCCGGCGGCACGCCGTCACCCAGGCACAGGAAGCCCTGCGGCTGGCCCAAGGCGAGCGGCTGGAACATCTCGTGCTCCACAGCAGGCTGGTGCTGGCCGTCGCCACCGCCGTCGGCGGCGACTACCCGGCGATGCGGCGGGCGTGCACGGGCGCCCTCGCCGTCGCGCGACGGCACGGCCGGCGCCGGGTCCCGGGCGTGGCCGAGTGCCACCTGCTGCTGGCCTACGACGACCTGATGCGAGCCGAGCCGGTCGCCGCGGCCAGGGAACTGGCCCAAGCGGCCTCGGCGGAGGTGCCCGGCGGCATGCCGCTGCTGGGGCCGCTGCGCGAGTTCTTCGAAGGCATGGTCCGGTTCGACGACGGCGACCGGACGGCGGGCTCGCAGGTCATGCGCGCGGCGCGGCACCGGCTCGCCGTCCTGGAGCTGCCGCGCGAGCTCGTCGGCGTCTGCGCGGTCGCCGAGTACCACGCGGCACTCGCCCTCCGCGAGGGCCTGCACGCGGCGGAGGTGCTCGCCTGGGGACACGAGCGGCTGCCCGGCAGCGGCGAGCTGGCGGTCCTGCGGATCCGCGCCCACCTCGCCGCCGGCGAAACCGACGCGGCCGAAACGGTCCTGCGGGAGACCGCGTCGGCGACCTCGCTGCTGCCCGCCACCCCGGTCGAGCGATGCCTCGCCGAAACCGCGCTCGCGCTGCGGTCGCACCGGCGGACCAAGGCGTTGCACGCACTCGATCGCGCGCTCGCCCTCGCCCGGCCGAACGGGCTGGTACGGCCGTTCGCGCTCGCCGAACCGCGGGTCGGACACCTGCTGATCGACCACTCGGGCGGGTTCGGCTCGCTCGACCGGTTCGCGCAGGCGGTCCACGGCCGGCTCGTCCCGCACACCCCGCCCAGCAGCCTGACCGATCGCGAACAGGTGGTGCTGCAACGCCTGCCTTCCCAGCGTTCGCTGGACGAGATCGCCTCCGACCTCACCGTCTCGGTCAACACGGTGAAGACCCACGTGCGGGCCATCTACGGCAAGCTCGGCGTCAACAACCGGCGCTCCGCCGTCGTGGTCGCCCGCCAGCACGGCCTGACCTGA
- a CDS encoding DUF7144 family membrane protein has protein sequence MTEPMHPRAGTTGARAPLPPEPAVARSRRVGWIWFAGAITVLAGLFNVIEGLVALFDKDYYVVGPSGLLVFTLTGWGWLHFVVGVLVVLTGIALLTGAQWARVVTVALAGFNALAQLAFLSAYPFWGVIVIALDVLVIWAVIVHGDEATYEIW, from the coding sequence ATGACCGAACCCATGCACCCCCGGGCCGGAACGACCGGTGCCAGGGCACCCCTCCCGCCGGAGCCGGCCGTCGCCCGGTCGCGGCGGGTCGGCTGGATCTGGTTCGCGGGGGCGATCACCGTCCTGGCCGGACTGTTCAACGTGATCGAAGGCCTGGTCGCGCTGTTCGACAAGGACTACTACGTCGTCGGCCCGTCCGGGCTGCTCGTCTTCACCCTGACCGGATGGGGCTGGCTCCACTTCGTCGTCGGCGTGCTCGTCGTGCTCACCGGCATCGCGCTGCTCACCGGCGCGCAGTGGGCCAGGGTCGTCACGGTCGCGCTGGCCGGGTTCAACGCACTGGCACAGCTGGCTTTCCTGTCCGCGTACCCGTTCTGGGGCGTCATCGTGATCGCTCTCGACGTCCTCGTGATCTGGGCCGTCATCGTGCACGGAGACGAAGCCACCTACGAAATCTGGTGA
- a CDS encoding DUF1269 domain-containing protein, producing the protein MSTLTVWRFPTVEGAENALDLLKQLQKQQLISIADAAYVTWPEGRKKPKTKDLGSLTGAGALGGAFWGLLFGLIFLVPLLGVAVGAAIGALTGSLSHVGIDEEFIETVRAQVTPGTSALFVMSQDTVLDRVVEPFKETGATLLNTNLSDVEEARLRDAFGESPQPEPR; encoded by the coding sequence GTGTCCACGTTGACCGTCTGGCGGTTCCCGACCGTCGAAGGTGCCGAAAACGCACTAGATCTGCTCAAGCAGCTGCAGAAGCAGCAACTGATCTCGATCGCCGACGCGGCTTACGTGACGTGGCCGGAGGGACGGAAGAAGCCGAAGACCAAGGATCTCGGCTCCCTGACCGGTGCCGGCGCCCTCGGCGGGGCCTTCTGGGGCCTGCTGTTCGGCCTGATCTTCCTCGTCCCGCTGCTGGGCGTGGCCGTCGGCGCGGCGATCGGGGCGCTGACCGGGTCGCTGAGCCACGTCGGGATCGACGAAGAGTTCATCGAAACCGTCCGGGCCCAGGTCACCCCCGGGACGTCCGCGCTGTTCGTGATGTCCCAGGACACCGTGCTCGACCGGGTCGTCGAGCCGTTCAAGGAAACCGGCGCCACGTTGCTGAACACCAACCTGTCCGACGTGGAGGAGGCCCGGCTGCGCGACGCCTTCGGCGAGTCCCCGCAGCCGGAACCGCGGTAG
- a CDS encoding DUF2252 domain-containing protein gives MPLTDQKTDQKTVAPDVRITRARAARAAVPLAGHAEFPSPVRRADPLTLLARQDTGRVPELRPLRYGRMAASPLACFRGAALPAAADLALTPRTGFTVQACGDAQLANFGLSTAQGRRLVFDFADFGETLPAPWEWDVKRLAASFEVTGRECGHPAAQRRRAVLAAVESYRLAMHDFARRTSLDIFFAPADARTLRVVAAHRLGPARRPAPGAHLTEIRDGHLRLAAGGPLVVPAGRLAGDGDPATLTDRLGAVLSRYRRTLGPARRALLDRYRLADAARTATGPGDAGTRCWVVLLVRTGTGDPLFLQLKEAGPSVLQEYTGAAVPGGPGRRVVAGQRRIQAIGDVFLGWARASGFGGGDREFHVRRLRDGRDAVDVTTMTPDILRAHARLCGWTVARAHARTGDALAIAAYLGSGPAFAEAVREFAVSCADQNERDHAALRQAIRLGRVSAAAGS, from the coding sequence ATGCCTCTCACCGACCAGAAGACCGACCAGAAGACCGTGGCGCCCGACGTACGGATCACCCGGGCCCGCGCCGCCCGCGCCGCCGTGCCCCTCGCCGGCCACGCGGAGTTCCCCAGCCCCGTCCGGCGCGCCGATCCCCTCACCCTGCTGGCCCGGCAGGACACCGGCCGGGTCCCGGAACTGCGGCCGCTGCGCTACGGCCGGATGGCCGCCTCACCACTGGCCTGCTTCCGCGGGGCCGCGCTGCCGGCGGCGGCCGACCTGGCGCTGACCCCGCGCACCGGATTCACGGTCCAGGCCTGCGGAGACGCCCAGCTGGCCAACTTCGGTCTGTCCACCGCCCAGGGCCGGCGGCTGGTCTTCGACTTCGCCGACTTCGGCGAAACCCTGCCCGCGCCCTGGGAATGGGACGTCAAACGGCTGGCCGCGAGCTTCGAGGTCACCGGCCGGGAGTGCGGGCACCCGGCGGCACAGCGCCGGCGCGCGGTGCTCGCCGCGGTCGAGTCCTACCGCCTGGCGATGCACGACTTCGCGCGCCGCACGTCGCTCGACATCTTCTTCGCCCCGGCCGACGCCCGGACGCTGCGCGTGGTCGCGGCCCACCGGCTCGGACCCGCGAGACGCCCCGCCCCGGGCGCGCACCTCACCGAAATCCGTGACGGCCACCTGCGCCTGGCCGCCGGTGGTCCGCTGGTCGTGCCGGCGGGCCGGCTCGCCGGTGACGGCGACCCGGCCACGCTCACCGACCGCCTGGGCGCCGTGCTCTCGCGGTACCGCCGCACTCTCGGCCCCGCGCGGCGGGCCTTGCTGGACCGCTACCGGCTGGCCGACGCGGCACGCACGGCCACCGGGCCGGGCGACGCCGGCACGCGGTGCTGGGTGGTGCTGCTCGTGCGGACGGGCACCGGGGATCCGCTCTTCCTGCAGCTGAAGGAGGCCGGGCCGTCGGTGCTGCAGGAGTACACCGGCGCCGCGGTGCCGGGCGGGCCCGGGCGGCGCGTGGTCGCCGGGCAGCGCCGGATCCAGGCCATCGGGGACGTCTTCCTCGGCTGGGCCCGCGCCTCGGGTTTCGGGGGCGGGGACCGCGAATTCCACGTCCGCCGGCTGCGTGACGGGCGCGACGCCGTCGACGTCACGACGATGACGCCGGACATCCTGCGCGCCCACGCCCGGCTGTGCGGGTGGACGGTGGCCCGGGCGCACGCGCGCACCGGGGACGCGCTCGCGATCGCCGCGTACCTCGGGTCGGGTCCGGCGTTCGCCGAAGCCGTCCGGGAGTTCGCGGTGTCCTGCGCCGACCAGAACGAACGCGACCACGCCGCGCTGCGCCAGGCGATCCGGCTCGGCCGCGTGTCGGCGGCGGCCGGCTCGTGA
- a CDS encoding LuxR C-terminal-related transcriptional regulator: MRQCRDITSRRQVPRTKITVPGPLADLVPRPRLLTLLDGAAEAAMVFVGAPAGFGKTVLLAEWARRRDRGAVAWLSADADDNDDRLFWSAVLEALGRCDRIPDGNPLRLLAVPEAPSTDLAFLAGVADALDTLSEPVVLVLDGAQEITAPGPWHGLRALVRHQPAGLCLAVSSRREPPLPLGRARFADQLVEIGAAGLRFTADEADALFATADVAIPRDEVAPLVARTGGWPAGLRLAAASATRHGSLREFDTGRDAAVLDYLTDEVLAPLTPAQWELLRTISICDELPAGLAPVLSGRADAEAMLRELGEPAARVVDSGGTPPHHRVTPLLRTYLRAELQRRAPDRARSLHAAAARWFARHDRPAPALLHSVRAGDPARVGELLREHAVTLFLAGEHHVLRLALAMIEDRRVPADSLAALISAALCLEAAETSAAGLQLAKAEAAWPDRPAAELTVLRQLAYARLAQLDRAPAQARRAAEAVDERLAGGTALDGLVILHRAGLLLSREQARETLVRLLGTAEELRQDFTVAQCLTALAELAGYDGDYRVMETLARRAEARRPRQESVRSVQGAQASALLAYGALLRGEPAECLKHAKGIRPLLGDAPARTARDLRLLTETLHGAAEFELGGWHSGLRRMRRARNRLGAGRSCPAGYAALCAVLEQRAALRLGAAGQARETVRWALSVLSGSGELLLMRARTQLRLGRHHAASTVLRSLADDEVPMELSWAAIEASLVGVQAALAAGARERAARLLDDALRAAEPTGVRFPFVFAPPELIGFLTSRLGGLGTGERFAGEILAVRRRLRTPPMPAPLTDRERGVLRLLPTQRSIEEIAEDLTVSPNTVKTHVRGIYAKLDVRSRREAVAIAQERGLLDTEVADFTV, from the coding sequence ATGCGCCAGTGCCGCGATATCACGTCCCGAAGACAGGTACCGAGAACGAAGATCACCGTTCCCGGGCCCCTGGCGGATCTCGTGCCGCGGCCGCGTCTGCTCACCCTCCTCGACGGAGCGGCCGAAGCGGCCATGGTGTTCGTCGGCGCCCCGGCCGGGTTCGGCAAGACCGTGCTGCTCGCCGAGTGGGCGCGGCGCCGGGACCGCGGAGCGGTCGCCTGGCTGTCCGCGGACGCCGACGACAACGACGACCGGCTCTTCTGGTCCGCGGTCCTCGAAGCACTCGGCCGGTGCGACCGGATCCCGGACGGCAACCCGCTGCGGCTGCTGGCGGTGCCGGAGGCCCCGAGCACCGACCTCGCCTTCCTGGCCGGGGTCGCCGACGCGCTCGACACGCTGAGCGAACCCGTCGTGCTCGTCCTCGACGGCGCTCAAGAGATCACCGCCCCCGGCCCGTGGCACGGGCTGCGGGCGCTGGTCCGCCACCAGCCGGCCGGACTGTGCCTGGCGGTCTCGAGCCGGCGCGAACCACCGCTGCCGCTGGGCCGGGCCCGGTTCGCGGACCAGCTCGTCGAGATCGGCGCCGCCGGGCTGCGGTTCACCGCCGACGAAGCGGACGCCTTGTTCGCCACGGCCGACGTGGCGATCCCCCGGGACGAGGTCGCCCCGCTCGTCGCCCGGACCGGCGGCTGGCCCGCCGGGCTGCGCCTCGCCGCGGCGTCCGCGACCCGGCACGGGAGCCTGCGGGAGTTCGACACCGGGCGCGACGCCGCCGTGCTCGACTACCTGACCGACGAGGTGCTGGCCCCGCTCACCCCGGCGCAGTGGGAGCTGCTGCGGACGATCAGCATCTGCGACGAGCTCCCGGCCGGGCTCGCGCCGGTGCTCAGCGGCCGCGCGGACGCCGAAGCGATGCTCCGCGAGCTGGGCGAGCCCGCCGCCCGGGTGGTCGACTCCGGTGGCACGCCGCCGCACCACCGCGTGACCCCGCTGCTGCGGACCTACCTGCGGGCCGAACTGCAACGCCGGGCGCCGGACCGGGCGCGGTCACTGCACGCGGCGGCGGCCCGCTGGTTCGCCCGGCACGACCGGCCGGCGCCTGCCCTGCTGCACAGCGTCCGCGCGGGCGATCCCGCCCGGGTCGGCGAACTGCTGCGCGAGCACGCCGTGACGCTGTTCCTCGCGGGGGAACACCACGTCCTGCGCCTGGCGCTCGCCATGATCGAGGACCGGCGGGTGCCCGCCGACTCCCTGGCCGCGCTGATCTCGGCGGCGCTCTGCCTGGAGGCGGCCGAGACGTCCGCGGCCGGCCTGCAGCTGGCCAAAGCGGAGGCGGCGTGGCCGGACCGGCCGGCGGCGGAGCTGACCGTCCTGCGGCAGCTGGCGTATGCCCGGCTCGCCCAGCTCGACCGCGCCCCGGCTCAGGCCCGTCGCGCGGCCGAAGCGGTCGACGAGCGGCTGGCCGGCGGCACCGCGCTCGACGGCCTCGTGATCCTCCACCGCGCCGGCCTCCTCCTCTCCCGCGAGCAGGCCCGCGAGACCCTGGTGCGGCTGCTGGGCACCGCCGAGGAGCTCCGGCAGGACTTCACCGTCGCCCAGTGCCTCACCGCGCTCGCCGAGCTGGCCGGTTACGACGGCGACTACCGGGTGATGGAGACGCTGGCCCGCCGGGCGGAAGCCCGCCGTCCGCGTCAGGAGTCCGTGCGGTCCGTCCAGGGCGCCCAGGCCAGTGCCCTGCTGGCCTACGGCGCCCTGTTGCGGGGCGAACCCGCCGAATGCCTCAAGCACGCGAAGGGCATCCGGCCCCTCCTGGGTGACGCCCCGGCGCGAACGGCCCGCGATCTGCGGCTGCTCACGGAGACGCTGCACGGCGCCGCCGAGTTCGAGCTCGGCGGCTGGCACTCGGGACTGCGGCGCATGCGCCGGGCCCGCAACCGGCTGGGGGCCGGACGGTCTTGCCCGGCCGGGTACGCCGCCCTGTGCGCGGTGCTGGAACAGCGCGCGGCCCTGCGGCTCGGGGCGGCGGGCCAGGCCAGGGAGACCGTTCGCTGGGCGCTGTCGGTCCTGTCCGGATCGGGTGAGCTGCTGCTGATGCGCGCCCGGACCCAGCTGCGCCTCGGCAGGCACCACGCGGCGAGCACCGTGCTGCGGTCACTGGCGGACGACGAAGTGCCCATGGAACTGTCGTGGGCCGCGATCGAGGCGTCGCTGGTCGGTGTGCAGGCCGCGCTGGCGGCCGGCGCGCGGGAGCGGGCGGCCCGCTTGCTGGACGACGCGTTGCGCGCGGCCGAGCCCACCGGCGTCCGGTTCCCGTTCGTCTTCGCCCCGCCCGAGCTCATCGGGTTCCTGACCAGCAGGCTGGGTGGGCTGGGCACCGGCGAACGGTTCGCGGGCGAGATCCTCGCCGTCCGGCGCCGCCTGCGCACCCCGCCGATGCCGGCCCCGCTGACCGACCGCGAACGCGGCGTCCTGCGCCTGCTGCCGACCCAGCGGTCGATCGAGGAGATCGCCGAGGACCTGACCGTCTCGCCCAACACCGTCAAGACCCACGTCCGCGGGATCTACGCGAAGCTCGACGTCCGCAGCCGGCGCGAAGCCGTGGCGATCGCGCAGGAACGCGGGCTGCTCGACACCGAAGTCGCCGACTTCACGGTCTGA
- a CDS encoding SHOCT domain-containing protein, whose amino-acid sequence MALASTEYPFLSLMWTMLVFFCWIAWFWLLFIAFGDLYRRSDVSGWAKAGWTVLVIVLPLLGVLLYFGTQGRHFVERERARETASRHRFDDYVRSVSTSDTTGAAQIAEARRLLEEGVIDDAEFQSLKRKALAR is encoded by the coding sequence ATGGCCCTGGCGAGCACGGAGTACCCCTTTCTCAGTCTCATGTGGACAATGCTGGTGTTCTTCTGCTGGATCGCCTGGTTCTGGCTGCTGTTCATCGCCTTCGGCGACCTGTACCGCCGAAGCGACGTGTCCGGCTGGGCCAAGGCCGGCTGGACGGTGCTGGTGATCGTGCTGCCGCTCCTCGGCGTCCTGCTCTACTTCGGCACCCAGGGCAGGCACTTCGTCGAGCGGGAGCGGGCGCGCGAAACGGCCTCGCGGCACCGGTTCGACGACTACGTGCGGTCGGTGTCCACATCGGACACGACGGGCGCGGCGCAGATCGCCGAAGCCCGGCGGCTGCTCGAGGAGGGCGTCATCGACGACGCGGAATTCCAGTCGCTCAAGCGGAAGGCCCTCGCGCGTTGA